From Pantoea vagans:
TTCTGCAATGCACTGAAGCGCTTGCGCAGGAATTTGACATTGTCGTCGCCCCAGACGAAGCTCATGTGTGGCGTGCTGTGAATAAAGCTTTCAGGGTTGCGCAGGTTGCCTTTCTGGACCTGATAAGCCCAGAACTGGCGAGAAATCTGGAACGATTCGTTAATCGTTACCGCTTTGGAGATGTCGATGCTGCCATCCGCCTGCTGGGGCGTATAGTTCAGCTCCGCCAGCGCCGCATGACCGGTGCCCGCGTTATTCCAGCCGTTGGACGACTCTTCGGCCACGCTGTCGAGCCGCTCCACCATTTCGATGGACCAGTCCGGCTCTAAGTCCTGTAGCCATGCACCGAGGGTAGCGCTCATCACACCTGCGCCAATCAGCAGCACGTCAACGTCTTTGCGCTCCTGCGCGGTAGTAGTGGTGTCCTTTGCCATGGCACTCATCGCGAGCGCAAGGTTTACAGCTGAATTGCACATGAGGCGACATCTCCTCTTCTGTTGACCTGAAGCCCAACAGTTTCGCAGGCGAAATAGTCACGCTTCTTTCGAGCGCGTTGCGCTATTTCTCAAAGGTTAAGTCTCAGGTATAGGGTTAAAGCGGTGATAACGCGTTAACTGCACGTTATGCTTTGTCATCCGAATATAACATTCTCGCATCTGAATTAAACATTTGTTTATTTTTTAAATGCAGAAATGATTCAGCATAAGAATTAATCATCACGGGCAGTGGCGGATTAGCGGTTTTTTAGAGTGAAGTCAGTAGGTTAACTGAAAAGAGTTGTTGCGTAAAAGCCCTATGCTGGTGCAACGCAGAAATGGGTGCAAACGGTGCGGAATTATTTAATTAGCTGAAATTTAGCGATTTATTATGCAATAAGGAATAACAGGAATCAGGTGAAGAGAGCCTGAATAGCTGCTTGTGTAAAAATAATGTTACATTTTTGTGAGTCTGAAAATGCGTGCACGCCGGTGCACGCATCGGATTCACTTATGACTGATTCGCACTGGCAGGCAGCTTTTTCAGACTTATCGCCATGCGGTTATAGGTGTTCATCAGGCCAATTGCGATGTTCAGATCGACAATCTCTTTCTCGCTAAACTGCGCTTTTAATGTGTCATAGCAGGCCTCCGGCGCGCCCTGCTGAGCAATCAGCGTCAGGCATTCAGCCCAGTGCAGGGCCGCCTTCTCTTTATCGCTGAACAGCGTGCCGGATTCTTGCCAGACCTGGGTCAGTACGATCTTATCCCAGCCCATACCTGATTTATTCAGCGCTTTAGTGTGCAAATCAATGCAGTAAGCGCAGCCGTTAATCTGCGATATGCGCAGGAACAGCAGTTCCAGTAAAGTGAGCGGCAGATCGGTTTGCGCCAGATAACTGTACACGCCGCCCAGCGCTTTCATGCCTGCTGGTGCCGCACTGTGAAAATCGATACGTTCGCTCATCTTATTGCCTCCTGGGGTTGATGAGGCGATTCTCGGCCTTTCAATGGAGCAGATAAAGTGCCAAAAAATGAGAGTCTGACTGGTCCATCGCCGCTTTCGACGCTGACGCTCCAGCGCGGCACGTCACGTGGCCTCAGCGAACAGCTACGCCAGCTGATTGAGCAGGCGATTGGGGAAGGGCGCTTGCCGCCCGGTGCGCGTCTGCCTTCCTGCCGCGATCTGGCGGCGCAGCTCGGCGTAGCGCGCGGCACCGTTCGCGCCAGCTATGACATGCTGGTCGATGGTCAGTTTCTGCAGGCCAGAGGCGCGGCGGGCACCTTCGTCAGCGCACTAGCGCCGTTAAAACCGGCTATCGCCAGTGCTGAACGCCAGCTGCTGGCGGGCACAGAAGATAAGGAAGCGCCACCGCTGACCTTTCAGATGGGGATTCCGGCCAGTGATGCGTTCCCGGTTAAAGTCTGGCTGCGCATTCTGCAGCGTCAGGCGCGTATGCAGGTCAGCAAACCGGCCTGTTATCCCGATCCTCGCGGCAGCTTAGCGTTGCGCCAGGCGCTGGTGGCCTATCTGGCGGTGGCACGCGGCCTGCGCTGTCAGGCGGACCAGATCATTATTACCAGCGGCTATGCGGGTGCGATGGGTCTGATTGGCCTGGCGATGGATTTTCAGGGCAAAACGGCCTGGCTGGAAGATCCCGGATTCTGGGTGGCGCGTCGTGCGGTTGACGCGCTGCGCGTTACGCCGGTTGCCGTGCCGGTGGATGCTGAAGGGTTACAGGTAGAGGCGGGGATGGCCCGCGCGCCGGATGCTGCTTTCGCGCTGGTCACGCCGGGACAGCAGGCGCCGCTTGGCATGACGATGAGCCTCGCGCGCCGCCATGCATTGCTGAGCTGGGCCAGCCGCGAACAGCACTGGATTATCGAAGATGACTATCTCGGCGAGCTTCAGCCCGGCAATCGCGCGGCACCGGCACTGGCTGCGCTCGACAGCGAAGGGCGGGTATTGCACATCGGCACCTTCAGTAAGACGCTGACGCCGCAACTGAGGCTCGGTTTTATCGTGGTTCCGCCGGCGCTGACGACCCGGTTCGGCGAAGTGTGTGCATTGCTTGCGCCAGCCTCTTCGGGATTGCTGCACAATGCGGTAGCGGAATTTCTGCGTGAAGGTCACTTTATGCGGCATCTGCGGCGCATGAAGCGCGTCTATCAGGAGCGGCTGGAGCAGATGATCGCGGCGCTCCATCCTTACTTTCCCGACCTGCAACGCGCCGGGCTGGCGGTGATTGTCCGCTTACCCGCCGGTACGCCGGATGAGGCGATTGCGCAGCAGGCTGCAGAGTGGGGCATGGCTCCGTCGCCGCTGTCGATCTGGTATCAGCAGCCCGATCAGCGTGGTGCGGGCCTGATACTGGGTGCGGCACATCTGCCGCGTGAGGGTTATGCGCGTAGCGCCGAACGGCTAAAAGCGCTGGTCGATGCGCAGGCGGTCAGCTCCTGAACCAGCGACGCCAGACAAAGCGGATAACAAAAAACTCCAGTGCGCCGAGCACTAAAAACCAGACGCAAAACACCACGGTGTAGAGCTGATTCAGATCCTGTAAATGGAACATCTGTAACAGATGCTGCGCCACCGTCACGCTAAAAGCGGGCGCGGGCAGCAGCAGCGCCGAGAGAAAGCCCAGCAGCAAAATGCCACCCGGCACGATCAACGTCTCAAAAGGGTTATTCATAACCGGTTTCCCATATTTATCAGCCTGGCATTTTCCGGTAATCGGCGACAGGGTTCAATGGTGGCGTGCGGCAAAGCGCCATCCTGCAGCCTGAACCGGTCAGGTCAGCCCGAAGAAAATGCTTTGCCACCATCGACTTAGCGCCATTCATAGCGAATGATAAGAGTTATAGCCTTTGCTATACTTAAATCCCTGATTTTACTGTCTTTTTATCTTTGGGTTTGCGTGGTAGACTGCGCCCACTTTTTCATAACTGAACACTTTGTGTGGTGAATTCAGCGTGAATTGCCGCTTTTTCGCCCCAGGTGAATAAATCATGACCTTTATTGCCACTTTAATTCTTGCACTGGGTATGTCGATGGACGCGTTTGCTGCTGCGCTGGGCAAAGGTGCCACGCTGCATCGTCCTGGTTTTAAAGAAGCGCTGCGTACCGGTCTGATCTTTGGCTCTATTGAAGCGCTGACTCCACTGATTGGCTGGGCGCTTGGCCTGGCCGCCAGCCGTTACATTATGGCGTGGGATCACTGGGTTGCCTTCAGCCTGCTGGCGTTTCTGGGTGGCCGTATGATGATGGAAGGTTTCCGTCAGACAGCCGTCGCAGAACCCTGCGAAGCGCCGCAAAGCCACGGCTTTATGGTGCTGGCAACCACCGCCGTCGCGACCAGCCTGGATGCGCTGGCGGTCGGTGTCGGTCTGGCTTTCCTGCAGGTGAATATCATCACCACCGCGCTGACCATTGGTGCCGCCACCACAGTGATGGCGACGACCGGCGTATTAGTCGGGCGCTTTATCGGTCCGGTACTCGGTAAATGGGCAGAAGTGCTGGGCGGCGTCGTGTTAATCGCCGTTGGCTCCACCATTCTGTTGCAGCATCTTGGCTACATGGGCTAGGGCTTTTGCCTGAAAAAGCTCCATTTTTGTGATCTGGTTCAAATTTATTTGCTGTTAAAACGCACAGAGGCTATACTTTTTCAGTATATCTTCAACTAAATTTGAAACAGGTAAACTATGAAACGCATCATTAAACACGTGTTCCGCGCTTACGTTGAGACGTTCAAACACGTACCGCCGGGTGCCATGTACTAAGCACCCCGCAGGAAACCCTCGATAATCGCGGTCAGGGATCGACCTGTGATTATCACCTCCTGCTTTTGCCCTCTGATTTAAAGCCGCGTTTTTGCACTTCCTGTGCGTCCGATCTGCTGTGCCACTCTTGTTTGAATTTCCTGATATAACCGCTTTTTGGTTATGAAAAGACGGCTGTTTTGCATCCGTCGGTTGAACTCACAGCTATAAGGAGACGTGAGCGGTGCAAATGTTGCTCTAAGATGACGTTGGTTCTGAATGCAATAATCCGGTAACAGAAGCCTGATTTTTCAAACTTACATAATCATTTATTCCGGCTTAATTTAGGTAATGGCATAATCACGCTGGCTAAATAGAGGGTAAAAATGGATAAAACATCTAAAAATCAGGTACTGGATAGCGACATCGCACATTTATTACTTAAACACAGAAAGGCCCGAAGCTGGACTGTAACCGAGCTTGCCCTTCGCTCAGGCGTTAGCCAGGCCATGATTAGCAAGGTCGAAAGAGGCGCCTCCAGCCCCAGCGCAACTATTCTGAGTCGTTTAGCCAGCGCCATGAATATTACGCTATCAAAACTTTTTGCAGAGCTTGAGCAACATCAGAACTCACTGGTTCGTTCTGCACAACAGCAGCAGCACTGGACAGATGAACAATCAGGCATTACCCGCTGGTCTCTGTCCCCTGCAGGCGCAAGCCCGGAACTTATTAAAGTGGAAATCCCTGCTATGGGGCAACTGACGATACCCGCCTCAGCTAATGAGCATCTTTCCGGACAAACACTCTGGATGCTGAGTGGCAGCCTTAATTTCAGCGTCAATCATCAGACCCATAATCTACAAGCGGGTGACTGTCTTGCTCTGACCTCTGCAAGCGAGTACCAAATGACAAACCCTGATAGCGAGCAGAGTTGTTCTTATCTCGTTGCTTTTAGCCAAAAAAACGCATGATGTAGCCCTTACCAGACGGTTAAACCCCGTTCCCTCTAATCAGGTGCAATAGTGGATACGGCCTTCCCTGACTATCACGCTCAGAACGCCCGGAAACCCGAAAGCCCATATGTTGATAAAACCCGACAGCCTGCTGGTTTTGCTCATTTACATCGACGCTTAAATCAGGATGGAGAGCCAGTGCATGTGATATCAACTGTTTACCGACGCCACGTCCGCGAGCAGAAGCATCCACAAAAAGTGCCTCCAGATGGCCATCATGCAAAAACATAAATCCGATTGGTTGGTCTTCCTGATTAGTTGCAACCCACACAGGGGTTTCTGAAAAAAAGCCGATAACTTCTTTTTCAATCTCTTGTCGGTCATGCATTGTCAGAAAATCGTGCGTAGCATCGACAGAATTTTTCCAGATTTTTATAATTTCCGGCGCTTCAGAAGGATGTGACATTCTGATGTTTAACATTTTTCCTGCCATACGGTGATAGTTGGTTTTTACATCCCTGTAAATCTACTATAGTGAAATTAAATTCACAATAATACTTTAAGAGTTATGTCATGCCATATACTCAGGAGAAACAGCATTTCTCTTATAAATTAATCCTCTTCATCGTTTACGCTAACGAACCCGGCCTGTTTCAATCCAGATGTCTGCTTCTCGCTCATAGCAAATGCTCGTTATTTAAGGTCCTTGTTACTTAAACCGACCTGCCCCTTACCAACCGTAGCTCCACCTCCAATCTCCCCAACCCACCATTAACCCGCCCCCAACCCACCATTAACCCGCCCCCAACCCGATCCCGTCCTACACTGAATTATTCCTCCCAAATCAGGAGCAGCGGATGATCCAGAAGCATCGACGAAAACAGGCAGCGATTGTGGCAGGCGTGGGATTAGGTGTGGCAGCTACGCTTTGGGGCATGAAACGCTGGCAGGCGCTGAAGCAGACACCGCCGGTGTCGCCGCGCAGTCATCACGCCGGGCTGGCGGGTTACTTTCAGCAGGTGGGCGACTGGCGCATGTTTACCCGCGTCACGCCTAATGAAGATCGGGGACTGCCGGTAGTGCTGGTTCACGGTCTGGTGATGTCGGGCCGGGCGATGGAGCCGCTGGCACTGGCGCTGGGTCGCGACTATCACGTACTGGTACCGGATCTGCCGGGGTTTGGTGCCAGTGCGCTGCCGGCTTCTGCGCCGATTATGTCCGTGGATGAGCACGCTGACGCACTCTGGCTCTGGCTGCAGCACAACGGGTTTCAGCGTGCCATCTGGGTCGGCAACTCGTTTGGCTGTCAGATTCTGGCGGCACTGGCGGTGAAATATCCGCACGCCGTGGCGGGGCTGGTGTTGCAGGGGCCGACGGTCGATCGTCATGCCCGCAGCCTGCCGCGTCAGCTGTGGCGCAGCTGGCGTAATGGCCGCCTGGAAACGCGTCGTCCGCCTGGGCCGCTGGCCCGCATCGATTACGCTAAAGCGGGGCTCTGGCGCGCCTTTGGCACGATGCGCGCCATGCTGCGTGACCGTATCGAACATCGTCTGACTTACATTACGGCACCGACGCTGCTGCTGCGCGGTTCGCGCGATCCGATCTGTCGGGCGCGCTGGCTGGATGAGCTGGCTGCCCTGATGCCGCACAGTGAACGCCTGACGCTGCGCGACGGTACTCACACGCTGCACTACGTCTATCCGTGGAGTTTCTGCAACGCCATTCGCCCGTTCCTGGCGCGCATTCAGCAGGAGAATCAGCATGAGTAAACCGCCCAAAGGCATCGCCCGTTTTGACTCTGCTGCCGCCATGCTGCTGGCGCTGGCCAATGCGCTCCACGATCGCCCCTTTGCCAGTCCGAGCCAGTCACCGACGCTCGACCGGCTGCTACCCTCACTGAACCGTCTGCCGACCGGGCTGCGCGAGTGGGGCTATGCGCTGGGCGGCATGGCAGAGGGTATCAGCCTGCGTCAGGCAGGCGAGCTGGATGTGGAAGGCATCGCAGAATGGATGGTCAGTGAGTACCCGCAGCAGGATTATCCGGCGGCGTTTATTGGCTCGTCGAACGGCGCGCTGGTGCATCTGGCGTCGGCGATGGGCGTGCCCTGGCTGCCGCAGACCTTTCTCTGTCCGGTGCGGGCGACCAATAGCGATCCTGATGATGCGATGGCGAGCTTTGAGCAGGGCAAAGAGATTGCGGCTGCACTGCTGGCCGCCTGGCCGAGGCTGGCGGTGCACCATATGCATGACCCGAATCAGGATCGGCTGATGCTCGACCAGATGCGCTATTTCCGGCTGAAACTGCGCGAACTGCCGCTGGCTTTCAATGAATTCCTGATGGGGAGCCTGCCCGCGGGTTCAACGCTGTTTATCAACCACTGCACCCGCCAGTGGCCGGTGACACGCACCAGCGATCGCTCATTCTTTCAGTTTGGCGCGCTCGGTGGCGCAACCGAAAAAGAGTATTTACAGGGTGGCCCGCGGGTAGCGGAATATCTGGCGCGTTACGGCATTGACCGCGAGCGCTGGACGCCGCCTGACATCACCGATCACGTGCCGGAAGCGGAGTGGGGCCTGGATGGCTATCTGATTTCCCCGTTGAAAAAACTGGCGGCGGCGCAGAACTGGAAGCTGATGGAGATTCGTTACGAAGACCCGGAAGCAATGAGTTATGTGGTGGCGGAGATTTATCGCGACTGGTATCTGGCGGCGGGTATTTTACCGACCCGGCTGACGGTGGACAGTTTCCTGCTGATGGATCCCTGGTGTACCCAGCAGCAGCAGGCGATTCCGTTCTGGCTGGTGTTCTGCACCGAACCGTCCGCAGCGGCGCTGCAACGCTTCCTGGAAAAACAGCCGCCGTTCCGCAACATCGACATGATGCTCTTTTCTCACGGCACCGACAGCATCGGGCTGGCGGAAATTGATCGCTGGCGGGCGTTGCTCTCCCATGCGCGTGACGAGGGGGCATTGATTGGGGTGGATGAAGAACGGTTCCCGCGTGATTTCGCGACGTTTGCCCGCTTCGACTCGGCGCTGCGTGAACGGGCACCGCTGTTGCCACCACCCCCTCCGCTCAGTACAGAGAAGGTGATGGCGGGCATTAAACGCTACGGTGCGAAATATGGCGTCACCCTGACGGCGCTGACGTAGCCGCCGTCAGCCGTGTTTATTCGCCGTCGGTGATCGGCTGGCGCACCAGCAGCAGGTAGGCGAGTGCGCCAACCAGCGTCACACAGGCACAAATCATCAGCGCCAGGCTAAACGATTTGGTGGTGTCGAGCACCCAGCCAGTGATGACGGGCGCGAACGAGGCGAAGATAAAGCTGGCGAAGTTCTGGATGCTGCCGACCGAGGCGGTCATGCGGGCGGTGACGTTGGCGTGGATCAGTCCCCAGCATGAGGTTCCGGCAAAGTGGATGCAGAACAGCGCCATCCCTATCAGCGTCACGGCGCTGGTAGTATCGGTCGCGCGGGTCACCACCGCGGTAAACCCGGCGGACAGCAGCATTCCGCTGACGATGCAGACTTTGCGGGTTTTCACCGCGTTAAAGCCGCGACGCACCAGCGAGTCAACCACATAGCCATTCAGCAGCATGCCCGCCGCACCAAACAGGAACGGAATCGCCGCCAGCAGGCCGGTACTTT
This genomic window contains:
- a CDS encoding carboxymuconolactone decarboxylase family protein; amino-acid sequence: MSERIDFHSAAPAGMKALGGVYSYLAQTDLPLTLLELLFLRISQINGCAYCIDLHTKALNKSGMGWDKIVLTQVWQESGTLFSDKEKAALHWAECLTLIAQQGAPEACYDTLKAQFSEKEIVDLNIAIGLMNTYNRMAISLKKLPASANQS
- a CDS encoding PLP-dependent aminotransferase family protein, with translation MPKNESLTGPSPLSTLTLQRGTSRGLSEQLRQLIEQAIGEGRLPPGARLPSCRDLAAQLGVARGTVRASYDMLVDGQFLQARGAAGTFVSALAPLKPAIASAERQLLAGTEDKEAPPLTFQMGIPASDAFPVKVWLRILQRQARMQVSKPACYPDPRGSLALRQALVAYLAVARGLRCQADQIIITSGYAGAMGLIGLAMDFQGKTAWLEDPGFWVARRAVDALRVTPVAVPVDAEGLQVEAGMARAPDAAFALVTPGQQAPLGMTMSLARRHALLSWASREQHWIIEDDYLGELQPGNRAAPALAALDSEGRVLHIGTFSKTLTPQLRLGFIVVPPALTTRFGEVCALLAPASSGLLHNAVAEFLREGHFMRHLRRMKRVYQERLEQMIAALHPYFPDLQRAGLAVIVRLPAGTPDEAIAQQAAEWGMAPSPLSIWYQQPDQRGAGLILGAAHLPREGYARSAERLKALVDAQAVSS
- a CDS encoding DUF1158 domain-containing protein, whose amino-acid sequence is MNNPFETLIVPGGILLLGFLSALLLPAPAFSVTVAQHLLQMFHLQDLNQLYTVVFCVWFLVLGALEFFVIRFVWRRWFRS
- the mntP gene encoding manganese efflux pump MntP encodes the protein MTFIATLILALGMSMDAFAAALGKGATLHRPGFKEALRTGLIFGSIEALTPLIGWALGLAASRYIMAWDHWVAFSLLAFLGGRMMMEGFRQTAVAEPCEAPQSHGFMVLATTAVATSLDALAVGVGLAFLQVNIITTALTIGAATTVMATTGVLVGRFIGPVLGKWAEVLGGVVLIAVGSTILLQHLGYMG
- the azuC gene encoding stress response protein AzuC, with amino-acid sequence MKRIIKHVFRAYVETFKHVPPGAMY
- a CDS encoding helix-turn-helix domain-containing protein, with amino-acid sequence MDKTSKNQVLDSDIAHLLLKHRKARSWTVTELALRSGVSQAMISKVERGASSPSATILSRLASAMNITLSKLFAELEQHQNSLVRSAQQQQHWTDEQSGITRWSLSPAGASPELIKVEIPAMGQLTIPASANEHLSGQTLWMLSGSLNFSVNHQTHNLQAGDCLALTSASEYQMTNPDSEQSCSYLVAFSQKNA
- a CDS encoding acetyltransferase; translation: MLNIRMSHPSEAPEIIKIWKNSVDATHDFLTMHDRQEIEKEVIGFFSETPVWVATNQEDQPIGFMFLHDGHLEALFVDASARGRGVGKQLISHALALHPDLSVDVNEQNQQAVGFYQHMGFRVSGRSERDSQGRPYPLLHLIRGNGV
- a CDS encoding alpha/beta fold hydrolase, with the translated sequence MIQKHRRKQAAIVAGVGLGVAATLWGMKRWQALKQTPPVSPRSHHAGLAGYFQQVGDWRMFTRVTPNEDRGLPVVLVHGLVMSGRAMEPLALALGRDYHVLVPDLPGFGASALPASAPIMSVDEHADALWLWLQHNGFQRAIWVGNSFGCQILAALAVKYPHAVAGLVLQGPTVDRHARSLPRQLWRSWRNGRLETRRPPGPLARIDYAKAGLWRAFGTMRAMLRDRIEHRLTYITAPTLLLRGSRDPICRARWLDELAALMPHSERLTLRDGTHTLHYVYPWSFCNAIRPFLARIQQENQHE